In one Nicotiana sylvestris chromosome 8, ASM39365v2, whole genome shotgun sequence genomic region, the following are encoded:
- the LOC104241788 gene encoding reticulon-like protein B23, with product MELNADETTARTINPRKADVGGKPFILIICGSLVYYHCACRNSSLVSLVSDVFIVLLCSLAILGLLFRQMNISVPVDPLEWQISQDAANSVFACLANTIGAAESVLRVAATGHDKRLFFKVVVTLYVLSALGRIASGVTIAYAGLCFLCLYMLAENLQLISSRNPRRRDCTNTVQDD from the coding sequence ATGGAATTGAATGCTGACGAGACTACAGCAAGGACAATAAACCCCAGGAAGGCGGATGTTGGGGGTAAACCCTTCATACTCATCATTTGTGGCAGCCTCGTTTACTACCACTGCGCCTGTCGGAATTCAAGTCTTGTCTCTCTTGTCTCAGACGTCTTCATTGTACTCCTCTGTTCCCTCGCCATTCTTGGCCTTCTCTTTCGCCAGATGAACATCTCGGTTCCTGTGGATCCGCTTGAGTGGCAGATCTCTCAGGACGCTGCCAACAGTGTCTTTGCTTGCCTCGCTAATACTATAGGTGCTGCTGAGTCTGTTCTCCGGGTTGCTGCTACAGGACATGACAAACGCTTGTTCTTTAAGGTTGTGGTTACTCTTTATGTGTTATCAGCTCTGGGAAGGATAGCGTCGGGTGTTACTATTGCCTATGCTGGACTCTGCTTTCTTTGTCTTTATATGCTTGCTGAGAACTTGCAATTGATTAGCTCGAGGAATCCGAGGAGAAGGGACTGCACGAACACAGTTCAGGATGACTAA